ACCTTAACAAATGATGGGAAGTGGCATTTCCCTTAGGGGGAACAACCCACAAGCTGGACTCACTGTATCCATGGGTAAGATTCACACCAAGAAGAATTTGGAATGTATTTTTTACTTTGAAATATAGAAAAGCAAAAACACAAGATAGAGCATTTCCTACTTAATCAggactgtgaaaaaaaaaaaaagaagtatctCCATTGTTCACCTCAGCACCTTCACCCAGTCCCAGGACTCTCTCTTGACCTGGCACTTTCCCTACTACctgaaaatgcaattttatcaAGGGGAGCCTCCTCCTTCCTCACAGCCTAAGAGCAGTACAGCAACCAGCACCCAAAACCATTACAGCTCCAGCCAATCTTCCCAAGATCAGTTCTCCAAAGCAGAGTTCCTCCAGTGAAAACAGCTAAGCTTCCATCTTTTACTCAAAACTGGAGGCCAGGCTGAGGTACAAGCAGGGATGGTTTGTCTCCTCTGTGATCAGGACCCAATATTCCTTCTCATCCCATTCTTAGGTGACAACTAAAAGCAAACCCTCCCTCCCAGACAGCAGAAGATCAAAGAAAACCACACATCATGGCAATTATTAATTAAGTTTTTATGTTTACAGTAGTCACTTAACATGGATACCAAGAGGTTTTAGTAAGAATTCTGATACTGGAGTGAATTCATTGGGAAAGCTGTAGAAGACCAAAACAGCTGCTCTAAAATAGTCAttccaaagaagaaaaagttgAGATCATACTGTGCTTTAAAAGTGAAGTTACATGGTTTAATTTGCATAGCACAAGCATACATCAGTAGCCAGGTCACAGGCTTTGATAAAGCCCATCTCCATTTGTGTTATTGCCTTTGTTTTTTCAATCTGAActggctgctgggctctgctggaatCTAGGTAGGCTTACTGGCACttgctctccagcagctccacttGGTTTCTCCAAGGAACATTCAACACCACAAAGTTGCAGATGGTGTGctaaggaaagaaagaaaaaagtagtTAGGAAAATAAGTGCCATTTACAACTGTTCTTCACTCCTGTGGCTCTCTGCATTTGCTCTCTCCAGACAAGTATTCTGAGCAGCACTCCTGTGCTCAGAGCAAGTCACATCTCTTAAATAAACCCTCAGAAATAAAGCTGAGCAGTCAGCACTGCTGTCAATCAGGTTATCTCCTTTATCCACTCACACAGGAAAGCTTTCAGCATTGTTAATACTCAAACATAAGCCCGCAGGCACAGCTAAGACACCTGTGACAGATCATTGCAGTTTCCATAACGGCACACATCACTTTTGTGCTTCTCTTATGTGCAGCTACACCTCTCACACATGCAGGAACAAAGGGCACATACATCCCTGTTGCTGCCATCAACAGAAGGAATGAGGCACTATGGAAAACCTCAGGCCAGATGAAGGCAGACACGTTTCGTGCTCCCACCCAAAAAGCTCAAGTACTCATTAAAAAAGGCCTGTGTAACTGCTTGGTGGGCACAGGGAGATGGGGAGATGAGCTTGTTTTGGGCAGTGTTTTGGCCAAAGCTCTATTCACAGCAATACAAGTCCCACAGGAAAGCATGCCCAGCATGTTTACATCACCATGAGAAAGAAGAGATGAGAATTCTGAAGACCCTGGACTGAGAGTCAGGAGGTAGGCCTGACAGAGTTTCCTCCACATACCCGTCTGATCCAGACTACGACTGCTCCTTAAGAGGACACATGCACTGCTCCAGCCCAAGCATCATTAAAAAACAGCCAAAAGGCCCTGCCTTCTCTGACATCACCTGGCAAGACAAGTTCTGCAAGGGCAcagtttgctttgctttgttaaGCATAAGGCATAAAGTCTCTGATGTTGGCTGAGGCAGACAAGGGAACTGACCACCGCCATCTGTATGATGCcagtgggacagggctggaaaaggggaagggtGGGGGTCAGCAGGCTGTGCCCTGGAGCCTACCTTGGCCATCTGGGGCTCCTCGTGGAAAGCACAGTGCTGGATATCAGTTGCTGGCTTTGTGCAGGTTGTCCGGGCAATCTCCACTTCCATTATGTACTTGACTCCAGCCACGACCTGCAACAAAACAAGCAGGCGAGGCGGCTTTACTCACAGCACACGGGGAAGGAAGGGCTCTCTGCCGAGAGAAGCCtggcaggaaggcaggcagcGATCCTGTTACATGATGGAAAACAGACTGTGAAAGCACACAGGGAATTGGATGTGGCAACCTCCACCAAAGAGGCACTTGGCACCTCCTTAAGAACAGGAAACCAAATCCAAGTAAACAAGTCCCACAAAGCAGCAATAAACAGAGACATGTGTTAACCCATGAGCAGCGCAGCAAAGCCACTGGCTCCTTCCACAGCGCGCAGCATTCAAGGTCACCCAGACTACGAGAAGCCAGGATATAAAAATAGAGCTTTTATCCCccttttgtggggaaaaaaccgACAGCTTGCAGAGGCTCCCGTGCTAGCGCTCTGCCCTTTCTGCACAGGAATCCGGCCGACCTCACTCCCAACCCCATAACAGAGAGTGTCGCCCCCGGTGTCTCACCTGTTTCTGGGCGCTGATGATTCGCACCACCCGGCTGGTGTACATGTCGTTGCTGGCCCTGTTGTACGCCGTCATGGCGAACTGCAGAGCCCGCTCCAGCCCTTCATCGTTCTCGGGGTCCTCGATAGGCTGCGGGGCGCCCAGCAGCCGCGGGAGCCCAGCGCCCCGCACGACGCCGGCGAAGAAGAGCAGGGCCGccgccagcagcacagccacagacACTCGATCGGCCGCCATGGCTGCGTTCTACCAGCTCCCCCTCACGGCCGCCGCCATTTTAAagccgcggggcggggcgggccaGGCGGTGTTTTGGGCTGAGCCCCGGCCCACCCCGCCCCGGCCGGGAGCCCCCGGTCCCGCCGGCGTTGGCCGAGGGCTTCCGCAGGGTCGGGGAGCGGGGGCGCAaggtggatgatgatgatgatactgctgctgctttcccgcACGGCAAGCTGGAGGCTTTTCCCAGACTCTGCCTCCTCGTGGGTTATTCTTGTGCTTATTTCCTTCTGCTGcgaagggaaaataaaagccaCAGAGCATTTTAAGCTAC
This sequence is a window from Zonotrichia albicollis isolate bZonAlb1 chromosome 3, bZonAlb1.hap1, whole genome shotgun sequence. Protein-coding genes within it:
- the LOC102060631 gene encoding LOW QUALITY PROTEIN: cystatin (The sequence of the model RefSeq protein was modified relative to this genomic sequence to represent the inferred CDS: deleted 1 base in 1 codon), with the translated sequence MAADRVSVAVLLAAALLFFAGVVRGAGLPRLLGAPQPIEDPENDEGLERALQFAMTAYNRASNDMYTSRVVRIISAQKQVVAGVKYIMEVEIARTTCTKPATDIQHCAFHEEPQMAKHTICNFVVLMFLGETKWSCWRASASKPT